The DNA region cacttgcactctccttccctctctctcaaaaataaatgaacattaaaaaaaaaaaaggaagcttggTTTCCAGTTTGATTTTGGAAATACTTCAACAGAGAATAGTCTACTTCTGGCCATTATAAACTTTGTTTCATTGTTTACTATAAAAAGGAGTAGTGGTGGAGGGTAAGGATGGGCAGCCCCAGGGCAAAGGTTTTCACTGTAAGACCTCACCTACCTGCCACATCAAATGGGACTAGAGATTGCCGACCACACTGGGTGTCCGGAACCAGCTGGAACATGCTCTGTGTGTATCTGAGCTCAGATGCTTTATGGAATTAGTGGCTCGGAGACTCTGGAGTGGAATGGTTAGAGCCAGGGTCAGATTTATCACAATGGCAAGTCTAAACTCTGTATGAACCATTTATGGGGCAGCAGAAATTTGGAACAGGAAGTCAGAGTGCAAAGACAAATGTCGGTTTAACTCAGCAGTACTCGGTTTCAGTTACCATGAGACCCAGCTCCACTTTGTTCCCTGCCTGTGGCTATTTCTGAAACTATTAGACCTCCAACAAAGTACCCTcttttactgatattttcaatGAGGGAAAACAATTTTCCCAGTCCCCGGTATTTTCTGAAGGGCTGATTAAATTTTCTCTGCAACTATCCCTTCATCCTTAAACTTATAAtacgtaaatttaaaaatatgcaatctAAATAGCCACTATAACAATGACATAggattcatctctctctctctctctctctctctctctctcacacacacacacacacacacacacacacaagaaaaacactgcaagagcttaataaatatttgttgaataaatgaacaacaaTGGTCTTGACAGTACAATTTAAAAGGCTTTTCACTTCATGTGTATTATCAGTGCATCAATATAGAACATTTTGTAATGATTAGTGATATGTGGATACCAATGGTTTTTCAAACACCAAGTGCCATTATTTTCTGATAAATACTGACTTTCAAGAACAAAATAACCAAACATAATACAATTTCAGGAGATGGTGATATCATCAGCATAATTCACCCACATGACAAAAACAGCAACACTTAAAATCATGCACATTATTCCACCATTTcataaaacttctttttaaacttaTACAGACTTTTTTCCCAGAGTaaaaagtttcctcaaaaacctCATGATAACATTAAACTACAAAATTCACTCTGGAAATTAATTCATggagttatttttcaaattttacctttaaggtttttttttttttttttaaactgttaaaaaatatagTTGAGTGTgttgagagaggtgaggaaaaaAGGAGTTTCCAGTTGATGGATTCAATATGTCTGAAAATACCTCAGTAACGTAGAGAAAAAACTTCAAGAGCAAGAATGTATTATAAATAGAAGTCTTTCAGCAAGATGAACAGGTGAGCAGTTCCTGCATCAATTGCACCCACAGCACAGAGGTCTTCTTGAAGAATGCTTGTTTATAGAATCTTCTGTAAGATAGAGTTGGCTACGTCCAGTGATTCATCTTTTACTAGAACAATATCGTAAGAGTCCATGTACTTTTCTAAAAGCTCATCCACCTAatcaacaacaacagaaaaattaaaaggatataCAGGGAGGAGAAGTAAATTGTTTCAGTGTGGATCTCATTATTACATTCGATCTTTTGGGCTAAAATGAAGTAAATCAAATTTACTTTCATAAGACTTTTGAAATGAAGACTTATGAACATAGCCACAGGGTGGCTTTACTCCCAAAGTCACTTCTCTCTAGTCCAGTGGGTCTCAACTGGGGAGACTGCCCAAGCAACTCTCTGGCAATGCTGGGGACATTTTTGACTTTCATGACTTGGGGGTGCTAAGGTTTCTGGTAGGGAGAGGCCAGAGAAGCCACCCTAATACCGATGGCATACAGATGTACATCCCAATTCCCTTAATCACACCAAAGTAAAAGGATAAAGAGCAATCAAATTGTATCTAACTCCTTTTGCATGTACCTTTAGTAACAATTGCCTATTAAGTTCcatccttattttttcttataagaaaattaaatgacagaCCTGTATACTTACTCTATCATTTAGATATCCAATTTTCAGGATGTGTTCAACATTGGCTACTCCATCTGCCATTCTTATATCTCCTTGGGAATCTCCCAGCAGAATTATATTGCTATTATCTTTTAGCCGATTGAAATATTCTGTGTTCTTCAAGGCACCATCATGTTTGTTAAATACATGAATTAGTTCGCCTTTAAATCCTTTGAGCACCCCctataaaaacataaatcctTTGAAACAGTAGGTTCCAAACTGCAAATTCTGTTTGTTCTATTTTCACATTCATGATAGGTAAGAAGGGCTCTGAGAAGTTAATGACTTTCTAGAGAGTACTTTAAATGTTAAACACAGTGAGCTAAACATCCAATTCTAACTTTTCATGTTTCCTAACCAGAGGTCCCATTTTATGTACTTCACAATATATTGTCTTGAATtgaaaaatttattcaaataaagtCAGTtctaatttacttctttttttccacctATGGGTATTAAGTCTTCAGAGCTGCTGCACTGAGTTACATTAAAAgaacttttcttaattttaatattagtcTATAGGTTGGGAAACAGAAGTTTAAGAAaggcatattatttttaaaacatggataCAGATAGAACACTGGGAGATGAGCCTCAGAGTAGGCCTATTGACCTGACCTAATTTAATATacgttatatattatatatgttttatatatatgtatgtatgtatatatatatatatatataaagtaatataCCTTAAATGATAAAAACCAACTGCATTTAcatgattaaaatatattcagattttaaaagtaattatgaagaaaaattacttatgaagaaaataattatgaagaaTTATTTAGAATGATATattcagatttaaaaagtaattatgaaaaatgttCTTACATTGTCATCAAAATCCATGAAGTTGGACACTACTGTGATGTTTGGGTGATAAACGCCAGCTTGATGGATCACCTCCTCTAGTATATCACCGATACCAGCCGAAAATATGAACACAGGGATACCGTATTGCTGGAGCTTATCAAAGAAATTCTCATACCCTTCCCTGCAAGATGGAGGTAGGAACTGATTGTTAAAAAAgcaagatatagatatatatcctTTCACctagaaatgaaaaaagcaaaacatttctaCCTAATTCCATGGCCCATTTATATTCCCTTTCCAGAATCCTGCCTCAGAGCAGGGTTACTGATGTATATGACAACTTTAGCACAAGTTTTTCCAAACAGTTCACTCTTTGCCTTGCTTTTAATAAATTCTAATGATACAAATTAGATGATTTTAGACTCTCATTAAATATGGACATAAGCCTACAGTTCACAATGTATACCATTTAACAGCAAATAATTAACCACAACTGGAAAAAAGCACACCCTGGAAAACCCATTGAGAAATGGGCTGAAACACTTCCCGCTTGCCATCCTGCTCAACTATTTCCTCTCAGAAAAGCAGAGGGGCAGGAACTGAATGTATTCTCTTTACAACTGGCATCTCTCCTGCTTAAGGCGTGGCTGTAGgtaatgtttttaacttattaatCTAAGTTTCTTCCCTTACTCTTCCTGGGCTATATGTTAAGCTGCctacaaaggaatgaaatgctTACTAGCTGTCTTCACACTCTTTCTGACATTTAATACCTTCCTCCTTAGAGGTAGATCACCTTagaggcatgcctgggtggctcagttagtcggttgaacatcctgagcacctgactcttattttcagctcaggtcatgatctcacagtttaaggGATGGAGCTTTGcaagggctccatgctgacagcacagagcctgcttggaattctgtctgtctgtctctctctctgccccctccccacttgacTGTGtgcgcaccctctctctcaaaataaataactgacaAAAAAAGTAGGTCACCTTAAAATGTAGGTCattaaaaaacgaaacaaaaaaatccccacGACATCATCATATTTACCTAATAAGTTGAAAATTTTTAGAGGTGGTAAACAGTATTGAAAAGaagcttaaaaatgtttctatcttATCATTCatgtaatacaaatatttttaccatttgCTAAATCATATTCACCTTTCCTAGAGATAGTTTTCAAGGAAATTTGAGAATTCAGAAAGTAGATTCATGTAACTTTATAAACAGGGTATGAgcaaaaaatttcttttcaacttgatttataaatgttccttttatattttatgtctttcaaAAGAATTTTGCTAAAAAACTCTACAATGGTCCTGGTTTCATAAATTTCTAAGttagtcttaaaaaaatatttttgaagtatttttttttaagtaatctctacacccaacagggggcttgaactcacaatcccaagatcaggagtcgcacattcttcccactgagccagccaggcaccccaagtcttgaaatttttaatgtagAGAGAGGAAATGTAGATTAGAACTTAAATCTCATAAGGCTCTTACTGCCTACACCAAGATCTAATATATCATTCTAAATCCTCATCATTATTTTGCGATAGGTGGCATATTTTGGCTACATTTTTATAAGTAATATagttatagattattttttttaattttttttttttcaacgttttttatttatttttgggacagagagagacagagcatgaacgggggagaggcagagagagagggagacacagaatcagaaacaggctccaggctccgagccatcagcccagagcctgacgcggggctcgaacccacggaccgtgagatcgtgacctggctgaagtcggacgcccaaccgactgtgccacccaggcgcccctagttatagattattttaatataaatatacacttGAGTACATATGTAAGTCTGTAGACAGTTAACAGCAAAAAACACCCTAGAAACTTACTTGAGCATAACATCAGATTCTGCCACGATTTCTTTAAGTTTAGCTTTTGGTAAAGCCTGTTCAATAAGCAAGCCATGTGCTTTAGTATACCTGGAGTTCATgaccaaagaaaaagaatatcaattaaagcaaatcaaaaccatcatCTTTATTAAAAGGCATTTTTCAGTGACAGATAATGCAGTATTTCATTCATCATATTTTGgacttaaattttagaaatttaaattcatcACTAATGACCATGTACCCTATGGTTCTCAAATCAATATACCATCTTCTTATTGTATTTCCCAGTTCACCCCAAAGTTTTAGTTTAAATGTGTTAATGAGACAATGAAAGGCTACTACGTGTACACCTTTCCTCAGTCTTCAAAGAACTAAATCCAACTGAGAGAGGCATTCTCTGATTATGAGAATTAGTGCAAAGCCATTTGTTTTACCTGTTTGTAGTCTAAATTGTTGTGAAATACCTCAGTACTAAAGATGCTCTCTAGCACACACGAGAGAAAACCCTTGTTTTGACAAGTTTGATAAACacatgatttaaaattatatcaaagtACCTATAATCAAAGCATCTGCATAACAGGCCTTTAGAACCTCTCCACCTGATACCCAGTATCATCGTGCAATATTCCTAAGGGACCCCCCACTCTGGATCAGCTCCCATCACGTTGGTGAGCTCATTCTTCCAGGGAAGCTTATATCATTGCTAGAAAATTCTAATTACTAGGTAGTCCTTTCTTTCATCAGGCTGAAATTGGTCTTCTTAAACCTTCTAAGTCTGCTTCCAGTTCTGCTTCCACAGAGGCCCAACTTTTCAACATTTTGTACCATAAACATTGATTAAGTGTACAAGGCATTCAGTTTAGGTCATAGGATAATGAAGGTAAAGAACATCACTCCTGTCCTCTTAAGATTCAAAAACCACAGTTGTTGCTTCTCAAATCACAGCTTTCTCTCTTCAGTGAAATCTTTCCCAAATGGGATGGCTCCAGTTCCTGTGATTTTCTTAGTGGACCCATCTGACACACTCTAAGTTTCTCAACATTTCTCTTAACAGCATTCTCTCAGGACTCAACACAATGCTTTCTGTGTGGTCAGCTTGGAAGGCTCCATTTCCATTAACGCAGCCAACATCAAGAGGCCCATTTCTTACCAACTATGTCACCTGCTGGCTCCAAACGAGTTCAGAGTCAATTCAAAtcccaattctttttctttacacaTGCAGCCCACATTTtgtccattaaaaaacaaacaaacagaacaaagcaaaTTCTACACTGAGTGATTAGAAAATTAGGttcattttgttgtatttattcaCTGCTATAACTCCTTAGATAATTTATGAATCTATTTATATACaccatagggaaaaaaataagccatTAGTTGTAACTGCAGtgttatgttattatatttttaaacctcCCCTTACCCAATACATACTTACCATTCTACCATATAGGGGTACTTCTCTTCCATGGTAAGAACAGGATCAATTTCAATAgcataatatttttcctttagttgcattaactagaaataaatgaataacttaaTTATGAAGATGACAGAGTTGTCATTAAATTGCATAGTTTTATAGAAAGCAAAACAatgtcaacaaatgtttgctataAACGGCTGTTAAAGATTAGATCACGAGTACTTAGCTAATATATATATCAACTAAGATCTTTGTTGACCTTGCTATACATGTAACAAAATGTACCTGCAAAAaactacctttctttttttaagtactttcagGTCAGCAATTCAGTGAAATCGACTAATAATCGAATTATTACTACAAAAAAGCTTCTGTTCTCATATCAAAGTATTAAATTTGATTCACACCTGCAGTCCTATTTTGTTAACACAGACACCAATAGACACATACTCAAGGAAAGCAGAGGACTGAGGCAATTTCCTGATTAATTTAAAGGAGCAAaactggggtggctgggtggctcagttggtttagcatctgactttttattttggctcaggacatgatttcatgttttgtgggatcaagccccacatcgggctctgtgctaacagtcaggagcctgcttgggatattctctctctctctctctctctctctctttctctgtctctccccttctctctgtctctccccttctctctctctctctctctctctctctctctctctcaaaataaataaataaacttaaaaaaataaataaaggagcaaTATCTGCACAAAATCAAagtacttttgttttaatgtacaCTTAATGTAAGGACATCAGAATATTTTGATAATCAACTAAAAGTTTCTCATGttaattttattgtctttgttaaaaagttaattttttctttaaaataatgttgaGTATGTATAATCCACACaataaaactaacatttattcagtgtttaCTATGGGCCAGGTATGGTGATAAGCACTTTATATCCATTGTTTGTGTGAATGAACCTGAAGAAATTCTCAGGCAAAAAGGCTAATGAAGTCTTTGAGTAACTCTGGATTACTGTTAGTGTTTACCTTTTTCCGACATTCATCTGTAACCAGCTTACTGTTGTCAATGACATCTGAAGAGTGAAAGCAAACgagcattaaaagaaatattctgaTTGATGCTACCACTACTTTAAATAACTCACTACTTTTAAGTTTAAATGCCAAGTCCACTAGCATGGTCATTATAACTTCTGGTCTTAGTGCTATGGTACAAGTGACATTGCTAGAGAATCCAATGGCTTTAAAATCCAAACCTTGGATCTAAAGCTTTTTTCCTACATTTAGAAggacttcattaaaaattttccaagaaTCGGTGGGCCAAAGGGTATGATTTCTAGtggttttaatataaattatcaaaACAATTTCTCAAACTACACATGCAGCGCCAGTAAATGAGAGGACTTGTATCACTGCTTGTCAGGTTGAAGAGGATTATTTTTAACACTGACTGCCAAGTTTGGAAAACACATAACTTGATATTTATTTAGTCACTCTtacttaatttataaatcaaCACTGCAAAAATTCAGTGACATTCTTAGAAAACAGTAGTTGATAAAAATGCTATTTCTAAGAAATACTAGGTTAATCCAAAGTTTAAAgtccatttaaatatttcttgattaaaTAATGAACAGACCACATTTGGAGAAAAATTTCAGAAGTCTTCATTCCTTTTGTAACCAAAACCATACCTGAAAATACCCATTTGTATAACATGGGGGAAAACAAACCCTcgaaatataagaagaaaaaggcagGTCCTCTTATTTTCAATGtccaaaaagaagagcaaaccGCAGTCAATCTCATAGATAATACAGATAACAGTGGATCTGAAAACGGAATCACTTTCATGAAATTTGTTTATGAACGCCACACTTACAATGacatgttgggcatcttttcccTTCGTAGGAAAATCTACTCAGTGTCATATCAAAGTCTGTtattatctgtaaaaaaaaaggggggaaaggcaTTATGGAAAATACAGCCACCAAGGCTAGACATGTACTGCACTTAGAGGCATGGGACTGTGCTCAGTCCCTAACATCCACTATTGGTTATTTGCTGCATTCTGCTTTCTACTGCAGCTCTTGATCAAGAATAGCAGCCCCGTCACCTACAAACTCAGATCCCTGTACTGATTAACCAGGTTTTATTTGGTGGC from Panthera leo isolate Ple1 chromosome A2, P.leo_Ple1_pat1.1, whole genome shotgun sequence includes:
- the NT5C3A gene encoding cytosolic 5'-nucleotidase 3A isoform X3; amino-acid sequence: MPNQDSAVHVKMMPEFQRSSVRIKNPARVEEIICGLIKGGAAKLQIITDFDMTLSRFSYEGKRCPTCHYVIDNSKLVTDECRKKLMQLKEKYYAIEIDPVLTMEEKYPYMVEWYTKAHGLLIEQALPKAKLKEIVAESDVMLKLGVPGWLSGKNVRLLILGLEGYENFFDKLQQYGIPVFIFSAGIGDILEEVIHQAGVYHPNITVVSNFMDFDDNGVLKGFKGELIHVFNKHDGALKNTEYFNRLKDNSNIILLGDSQGDIRMADGVANVEHILKIGYLNDRVDELLEKYMDSYDIVLVKDESLDVANSILQKIL
- the NT5C3A gene encoding cytosolic 5'-nucleotidase 3A isoform X4, whose protein sequence is MPNQDSAVHVKMMPEFQRSSVRIKNPARVEEIICGLIKGGAAKLQIITDFDMTLSRFSYEGKRCPTCHYVIDNSKLVTDECRKKLMQLKEKYYAIEIDPVLTMEEKYPYMVEWYTKAHGLLIEQALPKAKLKEIVAESDVMLKEGYENFFDKLQQYGIPVFIFSAGIGDILEEVIHQAGVYHPNITVVSNFMDFDDNGVLKGFKGELIHVFNKHDGALKNTEYFNRLKDNSNIILLGDSQGDIRMADGVANVEHILKIGYLNDRVDELLEKYMDSYDIVLVKDESLDVANSILQKIL
- the NT5C3A gene encoding cytosolic 5'-nucleotidase 3A isoform X1 — its product is MDRASVARMGAVASASVCALVAGVVLAQYIFTLKRKTGRKTKIIEMMPEFQRSSVRIKNPARVEEIICGLIKGGAAKLQIITDFDMTLSRFSYEGKRCPTCHYVIDNSKLVTDECRKKLMQLKEKYYAIEIDPVLTMEEKYPYMVEWYTKAHGLLIEQALPKAKLKEIVAESDVMLKLGVPGWLSGKNVRLLILGLEGYENFFDKLQQYGIPVFIFSAGIGDILEEVIHQAGVYHPNITVVSNFMDFDDNGVLKGFKGELIHVFNKHDGALKNTEYFNRLKDNSNIILLGDSQGDIRMADGVANVEHILKIGYLNDRVDELLEKYMDSYDIVLVKDESLDVANSILQKIL
- the NT5C3A gene encoding cytosolic 5'-nucleotidase 3A isoform X2 yields the protein MDRASVARMGAVASASVCALVAGVVLAQYIFTLKRKTGRKTKIIEMMPEFQRSSVRIKNPARVEEIICGLIKGGAAKLQIITDFDMTLSRFSYEGKRCPTCHYVIDNSKLVTDECRKKLMQLKEKYYAIEIDPVLTMEEKYPYMVEWYTKAHGLLIEQALPKAKLKEIVAESDVMLKEGYENFFDKLQQYGIPVFIFSAGIGDILEEVIHQAGVYHPNITVVSNFMDFDDNGVLKGFKGELIHVFNKHDGALKNTEYFNRLKDNSNIILLGDSQGDIRMADGVANVEHILKIGYLNDRVDELLEKYMDSYDIVLVKDESLDVANSILQKIL